One genomic region from Dehalobacter restrictus DSM 9455 encodes:
- a CDS encoding O-antigen ligase family protein, which produces MLQWPVFVLTIILLGYLAVKKPLWLVPSLAVAVALEISINWYPNLGFLEKILGEVSLTRLTSIVLILAAFSRVFFSEEMRKKLRAVLKDPLTLVLLAFIILGGISVVYSANFGNTVTETIRLLILFAVFISAALLMDKERALLPFKAVHIMALLLALVSFYEGITGNLIWQGDKLLVEQTLRVNATFVDPNIFARYIILGVASNFVLQIYTRERSHKMIYMACLAVLLAELVLTGSRGGFLTLLAILIATLIFLPNKKAVLWVLGLGALCGAIVIFLRPEIWERMLTITKGFAYSSEQRLYLWKAAIAIFKDHPLIGTGLGTFETVFKQSYFDLMNIPGGATRSHTTILTIASELGAVGLTVLTAIWAAILYRLAKLFSLGHDYLGMFQEQNQYFAGTGYVLWAATVFISSQAEGRFFEDPIFWLSCAMLVVLKLSRKYRLELD; this is translated from the coding sequence ATGCTTCAGTGGCCGGTATTCGTGTTGACCATCATACTTCTTGGTTACCTGGCTGTCAAAAAGCCGCTATGGCTTGTGCCGTCTCTGGCAGTGGCAGTTGCGTTGGAAATATCGATTAACTGGTATCCGAACCTTGGCTTTCTGGAAAAAATTTTGGGAGAGGTCTCCCTGACCAGGCTTACCAGTATCGTTCTGATCCTGGCGGCATTTTCCCGCGTGTTTTTTTCGGAGGAGATGCGCAAAAAGCTTAGGGCGGTTCTAAAAGATCCACTGACGCTTGTTTTATTGGCTTTTATCATTCTCGGTGGGATAAGTGTTGTATACTCCGCCAACTTTGGCAACACTGTTACTGAAACCATCCGGCTGCTGATTTTATTTGCTGTGTTTATCTCTGCCGCACTTTTGATGGATAAAGAACGCGCCCTGCTGCCTTTCAAAGCCGTACATATCATGGCACTCCTGCTTGCGCTGGTCAGTTTCTATGAAGGAATTACGGGGAACCTGATCTGGCAGGGAGACAAATTGCTGGTTGAGCAGACGCTGCGTGTCAATGCTACCTTTGTCGACCCCAATATTTTTGCACGTTACATCATTCTGGGGGTTGCGTCGAATTTTGTTCTGCAGATTTATACCCGGGAAAGAAGCCATAAAATGATTTATATGGCGTGTCTCGCTGTCCTGCTGGCAGAATTAGTACTGACCGGTTCGCGCGGTGGATTTCTGACGCTTCTGGCGATTCTGATTGCCACGCTGATCTTCTTGCCGAACAAAAAGGCTGTTCTCTGGGTTCTTGGTTTAGGTGCCCTTTGCGGGGCGATCGTGATTTTCCTTCGTCCGGAAATCTGGGAGAGGATGCTGACGATAACGAAGGGTTTCGCATACTCGAGTGAGCAGCGCTTATACCTCTGGAAGGCCGCAATTGCAATATTCAAGGACCATCCGCTGATTGGCACCGGCCTTGGCACTTTCGAGACTGTGTTTAAACAGAGTTATTTTGATCTCATGAATATCCCCGGCGGAGCGACACGCTCCCACACCACCATTCTGACGATTGCTTCGGAACTGGGGGCCGTGGGGCTAACTGTACTCACGGCGATCTGGGCAGCGATCCTGTACAGGCTGGCCAAATTGTTCAGCCTCGGACATGACTATCTCGGTATGTTTCAGGAGCAAAACCAATACTTTGCCGGCACAGGCTATGTGCTGTGGGCTGCAACCGTATTTATCAGCTCTCAAGCTGAGGGACGCTTCTTCGAGGATCCGATATTCTGGCTCAGCTGCGCGATGCTTGTTGTGTTGAAGCTTTCGCGGAAGTACCGGCTCGAGCTTGACTAA
- a CDS encoding glycosyltransferase family 4 protein: MRILLLTQYFPPEKGAAQVRLWELAKGLRNQGNTVTVVTAFPNHPTGIIPDEYRGKVFAREDMEGIVILRTCIYPVKRGRFWLRLLNYFSFVFSAFLGICRSGPQDLIVVESPPLFIGFTAVITSFFKRAPYIFNVSDLWPESAVQLGLVTNKQLIGMCEWLERCFYRKAFKLSAQTQGIVEGLKKKGVKAEDILFLPNGVDTELFKPRPKDQVLEQQLGLQGKYVILYAGTMGYAHGIETALEAADLLRAEPEIFFLFVGDGSERPRLEQIAREKDLPNVRFIDFQPLEEIPRYYSLSSISLSTLRRYKLSEGVRPSKVFPAMASGQPLIYVGEGEGAEIVKESGGGVVLEPENPKILAETVLRLKADLETCRVLSEKGREYVIRHYSWDSIVRDWLEQLHLKKA, from the coding sequence ATGCGTATTTTGCTTTTGACGCAGTATTTTCCGCCGGAGAAGGGGGCGGCTCAGGTAAGGCTCTGGGAGCTGGCCAAAGGTCTGCGGAACCAGGGGAATACCGTTACGGTCGTGACAGCCTTTCCGAACCATCCCACCGGGATCATCCCAGATGAATACCGGGGGAAAGTGTTTGCGCGTGAGGATATGGAAGGGATTGTTATTCTGAGAACCTGCATCTATCCGGTGAAGCGGGGCAGATTCTGGCTGCGTTTGCTGAACTATTTTTCTTTTGTCTTTTCTGCTTTTTTGGGAATTTGCCGCAGCGGTCCCCAAGACCTGATCGTTGTGGAATCTCCGCCGCTTTTTATCGGTTTTACAGCTGTCATTACTTCTTTCTTCAAAAGAGCACCCTATATCTTCAATGTCTCCGATCTGTGGCCGGAATCCGCGGTGCAGCTCGGACTTGTCACGAATAAACAGCTTATCGGCATGTGTGAGTGGCTGGAACGCTGTTTTTACCGCAAGGCATTTAAGCTTTCGGCGCAGACCCAGGGGATTGTGGAAGGGTTGAAAAAGAAAGGGGTCAAAGCTGAAGATATCTTATTCCTGCCTAACGGCGTCGATACCGAACTTTTTAAACCGAGACCCAAAGACCAAGTGCTGGAACAGCAGCTTGGTCTGCAGGGAAAATACGTGATCCTGTATGCCGGGACGATGGGGTACGCCCATGGGATTGAGACAGCGCTTGAGGCTGCCGATCTGCTGCGTGCCGAGCCGGAAATATTTTTTCTGTTTGTCGGCGACGGGTCCGAAAGACCGCGGCTTGAACAGATTGCCCGGGAAAAGGATCTGCCCAATGTCCGCTTCATCGATTTCCAGCCGCTCGAAGAGATTCCACGTTATTATTCGCTGAGCAGTATCAGTCTTTCGACCCTCAGACGCTATAAGCTGTCGGAAGGGGTAAGGCCTTCCAAAGTATTCCCGGCAATGGCCAGCGGTCAGCCGTTGATCTATGTCGGAGAGGGTGAAGGTGCCGAGATTGTCAAAGAAAGCGGCGGCGGAGTGGTGCTCGAACCCGAGAATCCCAAAATTCTTGCCGAGACGGTCTTGCGCCTAAAGGCAGATCTGGAAACCTGCAGGGTACTCTCCGAAAAGGGCCGGGAATATGTCATCCGGCACTATTCCTGGGACAGCATCGTCAGGGACTGGCTTGAACAGCTTCATTTGAAGAAAGCCTGA
- a CDS encoding glycosyl hydrolase family 18 protein, whose amino-acid sequence MTTNLQFWDGYGSKAAYEKQLACVSGNLLKSIDILVPNFAGPLQADGSFGYVFTDPEIPKYLVALGQRSGAKVVPMVLGSGKTAGDMLRDPLKRSIFKESCLKLIRDTGADGILVDLEALSSDTGPGLTALMKALYAQLSAEGKLTLVSVMSRTSDTAEPWCVQYNYAELSGYADYVQIMSYDLHYATSAPGPIAPLDWVRRVMAYAVTRIPPSKILMGIPFYGRTWRQDGTRWLSKALGLSAATRTAEHFRAVSTRKTSSSDPIGTPTFCYTDEHGHRWTVYYDDSRSWAGKLCLLNEFSLGGIGCWSLAWLDQTSAGQFAALLE is encoded by the coding sequence ATGACAACTAACCTTCAGTTCTGGGATGGATACGGCAGTAAGGCAGCTTACGAGAAACAATTGGCCTGCGTTTCCGGCAATCTTCTGAAATCGATTGATATCCTGGTCCCAAATTTTGCAGGGCCGCTGCAAGCGGATGGTAGTTTTGGCTATGTCTTCACCGATCCTGAAATACCGAAGTACCTGGTCGCTCTCGGACAGCGCAGCGGCGCCAAAGTGGTTCCGATGGTGCTGGGCAGCGGCAAGACTGCCGGGGATATGCTGCGTGATCCTCTGAAACGCAGTATTTTCAAGGAAAGCTGCCTGAAGCTCATCCGGGATACCGGAGCGGACGGGATTCTGGTCGATCTTGAAGCGCTCTCGTCCGATACCGGACCGGGACTTACCGCTTTAATGAAAGCCCTCTATGCGCAGTTATCCGCCGAAGGAAAGCTCACGCTCGTCTCTGTGATGTCCCGGACTTCCGACACAGCAGAGCCCTGGTGCGTTCAGTATAACTACGCCGAGCTATCCGGATATGCCGACTACGTACAGATCATGTCCTACGACCTGCATTATGCAACCTCTGCACCGGGTCCGATCGCACCGCTGGATTGGGTGCGCAGGGTCATGGCTTATGCCGTTACGCGGATTCCTCCCTCGAAGATCCTGATGGGTATACCGTTTTACGGTAGAACCTGGCGGCAGGACGGTACGCGCTGGTTATCCAAAGCGCTAGGTCTTTCCGCTGCCACGCGGACTGCTGAACACTTTCGTGCAGTAAGCACGAGAAAGACCTCTTCCTCCGATCCCATCGGTACACCAACTTTTTGCTATACAGATGAACACGGTCATCGCTGGACCGTGTATTACGATGATAGCCGGAGCTGGGCAGGTAAACTCTGCCTGCTTAACGAATTCAGCCTCGGAGGGATAGGCTGCTGGTCCCTGGCCTGGCTCGACCAGACAAGCGCCGGACAATTTGCGGCACTGCTGGAATAG
- a CDS encoding DegT/DnrJ/EryC1/StrS family aminotransferase has protein sequence MSPRREQFLPYALPLIEDDDIEAVVDSLKSNWISKGPKTGEFEKRFAEYIGVKHAIALNSCTAGLHIALLAAGVGAGDEVITTVMTFAASANVIIHCGATPVLVDIDPQTMNIDPAKIEEKITSKTKAIIPVHLAGLPCEMDEIMVIAKKYSLFVLEDAAHGTYTKYKDRMVGTIGDTAAFSFYATKNLATGEGGMVTTNDDELANKMRVLSLHGMSRNAWNRFSEKGSWYYEIEYPGYKYNMTDIQAAMGMTQLAKLESMQARREVIWQRYNAAFSKLPEIEVPTDFAYARHARHLYMIRLNLDKLTVDRAAFIELLKEENIGTSVHYIPLPYHPYYRDTFGYKPGDFPKTEALYERIISLPLYPRMSDADVQDVIEAVQCVIEKIRL, from the coding sequence ATGAGTCCACGACGCGAACAGTTCCTTCCCTATGCGCTACCGCTGATTGAAGATGATGATATTGAAGCTGTTGTTGACAGCCTGAAATCAAATTGGATTTCCAAGGGTCCAAAGACCGGAGAATTTGAGAAGCGGTTTGCCGAATATATCGGTGTCAAACATGCCATTGCGCTGAATTCCTGCACCGCAGGCCTGCATATCGCCCTGCTTGCTGCCGGAGTCGGAGCGGGCGATGAGGTGATCACCACGGTGATGACGTTTGCAGCCTCAGCGAATGTGATCATTCACTGCGGGGCAACTCCGGTTCTGGTGGATATTGACCCGCAAACGATGAATATCGATCCGGCAAAAATCGAAGAGAAGATAACATCTAAGACCAAGGCAATTATCCCGGTTCATCTTGCCGGGCTGCCTTGCGAGATGGATGAGATAATGGTGATTGCGAAAAAATACAGCCTATTTGTTTTGGAAGATGCGGCTCATGGCACGTATACGAAGTATAAAGACAGAATGGTCGGCACGATTGGTGATACGGCAGCCTTTTCGTTCTATGCGACGAAGAATCTGGCGACTGGTGAAGGCGGCATGGTGACGACCAACGATGATGAGCTTGCCAACAAGATGAGGGTCCTGAGCCTCCACGGCATGAGCCGGAATGCCTGGAACAGATTTTCTGAAAAAGGCTCCTGGTACTATGAGATTGAATACCCGGGATACAAGTACAATATGACGGATATTCAGGCTGCGATGGGGATGACCCAGCTAGCCAAACTGGAATCGATGCAGGCTAGAAGAGAAGTCATCTGGCAGCGTTATAACGCTGCTTTCAGCAAGCTTCCCGAAATAGAGGTTCCGACTGATTTCGCATATGCCCGTCATGCCCGCCATTTGTATATGATTAGGCTGAATCTCGATAAACTTACGGTGGATCGGGCTGCGTTTATTGAATTGCTTAAGGAAGAAAATATCGGCACCAGCGTTCACTATATTCCGCTTCCGTATCATCCGTACTACCGGGATACCTTTGGCTACAAACCCGGAGATTTTCCAAAGACGGAAGCGCTCTACGAGAGAATTATTTCCCTGCCGCTCTATCCCAGAATGAGCGATGCCGATGTTCAGGATGTCATTGAAGCCGTACAGTGTGTTATTGAAAAGATCAGGTTATAA
- a CDS encoding cell wall-binding repeat-containing protein, with product MSKLKMNSHQKKQATSLVRKGIATLTLASFFTCSLFMGTGETPKSAYAADSSTTSFTRFAGETRYETAVEISSNNWTNASSVVLTRGDAFPDALAGAVLANSAVVGGGPLLLTESNRLRPEVLQEIQRLNASSIFILGGTGAISSGVENALKANGLTTYRIQGNDRYETAANISTTSVENSTRAFLASGKVFADALSISSYAAANGIPLLLTDTQKVPTATLNALQKLGVTEITLIGGESAISASVAGQLKTAGYTVSRLSDQDRYKTNVAILKNLSYNMDKMVVATGGSFPDALAGSVLAARNNNPILLVPKDENALLNTPTTAYLGSNRASVNNFFFLGGFDVISTAIQNIVRIGSTSSKISLQFWDGYANKTTYENQLSYVPGDLADYIDILVPNLCGAVQADGSFAYRFSSAETPKYLVSLGQSKGAQVVPMVMSSGSTADSVLQNATKRSAFVNSATKMIAETNADGILVDMEALSESSEEGLTALMQSLYTQLHPQGKLVMVSVMSKTSATAQPWYDEYDYSDLAQYVDYIQIMSYDKHYSTSAPGPIAPLDWVREVIAYAVTEIPSEKILMGVPYYGRAWRTEGSGWVSKVFGWAVATQTADQFCATITRETTLTDPIGVPTFKYVDESDYSRTAYFDDRLSWGKKLDIMDEYNLGGIGGWSMGWINEVSAPELYPLLKERIN from the coding sequence ATGTCCAAGTTAAAAATGAATAGTCATCAAAAAAAGCAAGCGACAAGCCTGGTTAGAAAAGGAATAGCGACTCTGACCCTGGCTTCTTTCTTTACGTGCAGCCTGTTTATGGGAACGGGAGAAACGCCTAAATCCGCCTATGCTGCAGACAGCAGTACCACTTCCTTTACCCGTTTTGCCGGAGAAACCAGATATGAGACCGCAGTCGAAATATCTTCAAATAATTGGACCAATGCCAGCAGCGTCGTCCTGACCCGCGGAGATGCGTTTCCGGATGCACTGGCCGGTGCCGTTCTGGCCAACAGCGCTGTAGTTGGCGGCGGACCGCTGCTGCTGACCGAATCCAACCGGCTGCGCCCGGAAGTCCTTCAGGAAATCCAGCGGCTGAATGCTTCCTCCATTTTCATCCTTGGCGGGACAGGGGCGATATCGTCGGGCGTAGAAAATGCACTGAAGGCTAACGGCTTGACGACCTATCGGATCCAAGGAAACGACCGCTATGAAACGGCGGCTAATATTTCAACGACATCCGTGGAAAACAGTACCCGGGCTTTTCTAGCTTCAGGCAAAGTCTTTGCCGATGCGCTGAGCATTTCTTCCTACGCAGCAGCCAATGGAATCCCGCTCCTGCTGACCGATACGCAAAAAGTCCCCACGGCAACCCTGAATGCGCTGCAGAAGCTCGGTGTCACTGAAATTACCCTGATTGGTGGTGAGAGTGCCATCAGTGCTTCAGTTGCCGGGCAGCTCAAAACAGCGGGCTATACCGTCAGCAGACTGAGTGACCAGGACCGCTACAAGACCAATGTGGCGATATTAAAAAATCTTTCATATAATATGGACAAAATGGTTGTCGCGACAGGCGGTTCCTTCCCGGATGCATTGGCAGGCTCTGTGCTCGCCGCTAGAAACAATAACCCGATTCTACTGGTTCCGAAGGACGAAAATGCCCTGCTGAATACGCCCACTACAGCTTATCTTGGATCAAACAGAGCCAGTGTGAATAATTTCTTTTTCTTGGGCGGTTTTGATGTAATCAGTACGGCAATACAAAATATTGTCCGGATCGGAAGCACCAGTTCCAAAATATCGCTGCAGTTCTGGGATGGCTATGCCAATAAAACAACCTATGAAAACCAACTGTCCTATGTTCCGGGTGATCTGGCGGACTATATCGATATTCTGGTTCCTAACCTTTGCGGGGCTGTCCAGGCCGACGGCAGCTTTGCCTATCGGTTCAGCAGTGCCGAAACCCCAAAATATCTGGTATCTTTGGGCCAGAGCAAAGGTGCCCAGGTCGTACCGATGGTCATGAGCAGCGGCAGTACGGCGGATTCCGTTCTTCAGAACGCGACCAAACGCAGTGCGTTTGTCAACAGCGCCACAAAAATGATTGCTGAAACCAATGCGGACGGCATTCTCGTCGACATGGAAGCACTCTCCGAAAGTTCAGAGGAAGGCCTGACTGCCCTGATGCAAAGCCTGTATACGCAGCTTCATCCACAGGGAAAACTGGTCATGGTCTCCGTGATGTCCAAAACCTCCGCAACCGCTCAACCCTGGTACGACGAGTACGATTACAGCGACCTCGCTCAGTATGTAGATTATATTCAGATTATGTCTTATGACAAACATTATTCGACCTCCGCTCCCGGCCCGATCGCGCCATTGGATTGGGTCAGAGAAGTTATCGCTTATGCCGTGACTGAAATTCCTTCGGAGAAGATCCTGATGGGCGTTCCTTACTACGGAAGGGCCTGGAGAACGGAAGGAAGCGGGTGGGTATCCAAGGTTTTTGGCTGGGCAGTCGCAACGCAGACCGCTGACCAGTTCTGTGCTACAATCACCCGAGAGACCACGTTGACAGACCCGATCGGCGTACCAACCTTTAAGTATGTCGATGAAAGCGACTACAGCAGGACAGCCTATTTTGACGACAGGCTCAGCTGGGGAAAAAAACTGGATATCATGGATGAATATAACCTCGGCGGCATTGGCGGCTGGTCGATGGGCTGGATAAATGAAGTCAGCGCTCCGGAGCTATACCCGCTACTAAAAGAGCGGATTAACTAA
- a CDS encoding sugar transferase produces MLAKRVLDLLISIPLLIVLSPLWLMIVLWIKADSKGPAVFRQERVGRNGALFTIYKFRTMVPNADAVMKEKIEQLKKEGKFDPDNFIFQDKDDPRITKSGRFLRKSSLDELPQLLNIINGTMSIVGPRPEVPEIVDQYTHEQRHRLDMPPGVTGLAQVNGRSELTLTETLKYDVEYVQNWRLGLDLKILWKTLFIVIKGKGAY; encoded by the coding sequence TTGTTAGCGAAAAGGGTTTTAGACCTGTTGATTTCCATCCCGCTGCTCATTGTGTTATCCCCATTGTGGCTGATGATTGTCCTTTGGATCAAAGCCGATTCCAAAGGCCCCGCAGTCTTCCGGCAGGAAAGAGTCGGACGGAATGGAGCGCTCTTCACGATCTATAAATTCCGGACCATGGTTCCGAATGCCGATGCTGTGATGAAAGAAAAAATTGAGCAGTTGAAAAAAGAAGGCAAGTTTGATCCCGACAACTTCATCTTTCAGGATAAGGATGATCCGCGGATTACGAAGAGCGGCAGATTCTTAAGGAAAAGCAGCCTGGATGAACTGCCCCAGCTTTTGAATATTATCAACGGTACGATGAGCATCGTCGGTCCGAGGCCGGAAGTTCCGGAAATCGTGGATCAGTATACGCACGAACAGCGTCATCGTCTGGACATGCCGCCGGGTGTGACCGGTCTAGCCCAAGTCAACGGCCGCAGTGAGCTGACCCTTACGGAAACCCTGAAATATGACGTGGAATACGTCCAGAATTGGCGTTTAGGCCTTGATCTGAAGATACTTTGGAAGACCCTTTTTATTGTTATAAAGGGGAAGGGCGCATACTAA